A window of Metopolophium dirhodum isolate CAU chromosome 6, ASM1992520v1, whole genome shotgun sequence genomic DNA:
CGCCGTCCCGGCTCGGACGCCGCCCATCAAGTGGCTGATCAACACGGGAAACATGGTAGGCCGATGGCCCCCGCCACCGTGGACCGGCAGAAACAGCTGCAACAACAACACCGCGACGCCGAACACCATCAGCCGGATGCAGATGATCCGCGGCGGCACGGCGGCCGTGCTGGTCATGCCCACCGGGGACGGCGGCCGGAGGTGTTGCAGTGACGGCACCCTGGCGCAGTTCTCCCTGGGCCTGGTGGACCTCAAGCACGGACTCAACAACCTGTACCCGGCCGTACAGCCGTTTCCGGATTGGCGGACGTTCGTGGACGAGGTCTCGCCACCGGGAGCGAAACCACCGGGAACGGAACCGCCGGTATTGGAACCGCCGGTATTGGAACCGCCGGTATTGGAACCCCCGGTGTCGAATGAACAGGACCAGAACACCACCGAACCGGATGAACGCGGCGAGGAAGTCCCCGCCGACGGCCGCGACGCAGGAAACCCCGGTGGCCACCGGCGCATCATCAACGCCGTGGACGCATTCCTGGACGATCGAGGACGAATCCTCTGGGTCCTCGACTCCGGACAGGCAGGCGAAGACGCGTGTAACGGCATCATGCCGTCCAGTTGTGATGGATCCGAGGCGTCGGATACGGACGATCAGCTGCTGAAACCAAAATTCGTAGCTATCGACGTGTATACGAACcaggtactattatagtataggtataatattataataatatagtatctgaTAGTGGTATCAGGCCTGTACAAAATGTAACTCAAGAGGTTCAAACCACTCgaaagtgtaaaataaataaatatcaacgcTAGCTAACGCGTCAAACTTTAAAAGTCGAAACTATAACGTTTCGTGTTTCAGGTCATCGACGTTGTAAGTCTGTCGCGCGTTTGGCGGCCCGGGGTGAGCTGTTTCCAGTACATAGTGTCCGTGTACCTGGACTCCGAAGAAAGCGATAACGACAGTGCTTCAGCAGGCAGCGAGACCGCTGGCGGAGAAGTCAGGTGCACCTTAGACTGGCCACTGGTGGTAATCGGCGACGCCGGCACCAACCGGGTGTTGGTGTACACGCACAGCAACGACCGGTTCGCCGAGATCATATTGCCACTGGAAGAAGAAAACGATGCGTTGCACGACGCCGAAAACAACGGTACAGGCGACACTAGGGACGGTGACGATGGCGGCCGACCGGACGTCAACGACCCGAAACTCCATCGGCATTCCCGATGGCCGACCCCTCCGATCCGAGACATACTCTACTTGGTCCCAATGTCCATCAAACAGGGTCAAGTCAGGCTGTTGATCACTTACCACGGCTGCCGCGAAGTGTACAAACTCCGGTTGGAACCGTCCACTTCCGATCCGCCGTCATACGACGACGGTCCCGAGACCCACGACACGACTCTAGCGTCGCTGTCCCCGATCATCGGTACGCTGGCCGTCCTCGGCCGGAAGCCGTGCCGGATGGTCTTACTGGGCACGGACCGCCGGCGGACGGACGTCGTCGGCGAAAATTTCGGGGACGGGGGGACCACCGTGTACTTCCGGTTGGAGAACACCAACGACATATGGTCGTGGAAGGTGTTCAGCAGTAAGAAAAAGCTGACCGGATCGTATCTGTACATAGACGAACGCGAATTCCGGTTGGTCCGGCTCGGCCGGACGTGTCGCGTCCCCGTCGCGGTTTCGGTCGCACCGGCGGCCGTCGGGAACGGCTGCGCCGGGGACGCGGACAGCGATCCTGCGGCCGTCGAGAAGTCGGCCCCGCAAAAACAGATCCGGCAAATCGTGTGGATGCTGGAGACGAACTTCGTCGATCACTTCGCGGGCACTGCGGACAGGATGGGCGCCAACGCCAAGCTGCAGCCTCTCGGAGCGCCGCTGAACGACGTGAATGCCGCCCGACCGTTGAGTTTCGACGCTTCGATGCAAACTTTTCCGCTGCGAAGTCAGCCGGCCAAAGGCTTCCGGCTGCACCGAAACTCCGCTCTGGGGCGACGACGACTACGTTGTAGCGGCCACACCGTCAGAtgacagttataatattaattggacGGATCGTCGTGTGTCGCGTCTCAGTAACCTGTGCCTAATCCCAGTACTTGGAAAATGACAAATCCCCTGATCCCGACTAGGACATTACGTGCATTCTCGTAGTATATGGGTACAGCCCATCGATGTATTACTAAAATATCAGCTGGTGGACCAAATTTAAGAggcaatttattttacaaacttaCGCGCAAATTCGGTCATACGCATTGAAATCTTTTTCGTACGAAAAATATCAAGACGAATTTTGGTACCCGTCGTGGTATATTAATAATCccctataacatattaaattataattgtacagtATCGtgcaccatattattattattgtgtcaaaCTGTAATACTTACgatcttgtaatattttattcacagcCGATTCCTATTATTGTTaagaacttttttaaaaaaaaaaatcataatattagctATTTGATAAACGTACTTTTTATCGttgttaataaattgttatggtttaaaattatatttatattttgtgttcacgt
This region includes:
- the LOC132946156 gene encoding uncharacterized protein LOC132946156, which gives rise to MLRPVSAVMCVTAVVVAHLWIGRTGAAVPARTPPIKWLINTGNMVGRWPPPPWTGRNSCNNNTATPNTISRMQMIRGGTAAVLVMPTGDGGRRCCSDGTLAQFSLGLVDLKHGLNNLYPAVQPFPDWRTFVDEVSPPGAKPPGTEPPVLEPPVLEPPVLEPPVSNEQDQNTTEPDERGEEVPADGRDAGNPGGHRRIINAVDAFLDDRGRILWVLDSGQAGEDACNGIMPSSCDGSEASDTDDQLLKPKFVAIDVYTNQVIDVVSLSRVWRPGVSCFQYIVSVYLDSEESDNDSASAGSETAGGEVRCTLDWPLVVIGDAGTNRVLVYTHSNDRFAEIILPLEEENDALHDAENNGTGDTRDGDDGGRPDVNDPKLHRHSRWPTPPIRDILYLVPMSIKQGQVRLLITYHGCREVYKLRLEPSTSDPPSYDDGPETHDTTLASLSPIIGTLAVLGRKPCRMVLLGTDRRRTDVVGENFGDGGTTVYFRLENTNDIWSWKVFSSKKKLTGSYLYIDEREFRLVRLGRTCRVPVAVSVAPAAVGNGCAGDADSDPAAVEKSAPQKQIRQIVWMLETNFVDHFAGTADRMGANAKLQPLGAPLNDVNAARPLSFDASMQTFPLRSQPAKGFRLHRNSALGRRRLRCSGHTVR